Proteins encoded together in one Lathyrus oleraceus cultivar Zhongwan6 chromosome 5, CAAS_Psat_ZW6_1.0, whole genome shotgun sequence window:
- the LOC127084537 gene encoding uncharacterized protein LOC127084537, translated as MKRPSGGDSSAPAKCYRCGQAGHRIHECTSNEKKCFKCGKGGHLAADCRLKTVTCFNCGELGHISPQCPKPKKENQSGGKVFALSGSETSADDRLIRGNEQ; from the exons atgaagaggcctagtgggggagactccagtgcccctgctaagtgttacagatgtggtcaggctgggcatcgtatccatgaatgtaccagtaatgagaagaagtgtttcaagtgtggaaaaggtggtcatttggctgcagactgccggttgaagactgtgacttgtttcaactgtggagagttgggtcatattagtccacagtgtcctaagccgaagaaggagaaccagtcgggaggcaaggtctttgctttatcgggttctgagacttctgcagatgatcgtttgatccgag gtaacgagcagtga